A segment of the Pseudoalteromonas piscicida genome:
CCGCCGTTGAGGTAATGCAAGGCTCATTTATCGAAGCGGTGGCCAACCGTTTACTCAGAATGACAGGTGTCAAAGTCGCCGAGTCAGATTGGGATGTTAGTTCACTTGAGCCGCACTTAAAAATGCAATTTCAGGTAGTCGATGACAAAGGCAAGGTGATAGCCCATAGCTTTGATTTATTGACACTTAAGGCAAAGTTGCAAGGGCAAGTGACCGAAACGCTGTCGCAAGTGGCAGAGCAAGGGATCGAGCAGACGGATATTCAGCAGTGGGATTTTGGCGAGCTGCCAGAGCAATATACTAAAAAGCAAGGCAATTATGAGATTAAGGCTTTCCCTGCATTAGTCGATAAAAAACAAAGTGCGGCTATAGAACTGTTTGATAACGAAATAAAAGCCCAAGCAGCACATCAAGCTGGATTGCGCCGTCTTGTGCTACTCAATGTTCCTTCGCCTGTTAAATACCTGCAGCAACACTTACCAAATAAGGCTAAGTTAGGATTGTACTTTAATCCCTTTGGTAAAGTGCATGATTTAGTTGATGACTGTACGCAAGCTGGGGTTGATAAGTTGCTGCGTGCATTTGGCGAGATCAGAGAAGACGTCGCGTTTGAAAAAGCCAAAGAGCACATTCGAGCTGAGCTAGGTGACACTGTAGTTGAAATTGCGAAGCAAGTTGAGGCTGTGCTTAGTATTGCCCACAGTATTAACAAGCGTATGAAAGGCAGAGTGGATCTCACGATGATCACCGCGCACGGCGACATAAAATCTCAGTTATCCGGTCTTATCTTTAAAGGCTTTGTCACCGCTCATGGTGCTGACAAAATCTCTGATATTTTACGCTACATGAAAGCGATTGAAAAAAGGCTTGAAAAACTTGCGGTAGACCCAAACAGAGATAGGCTGTGTGTACTCGAATTGGAAAAAGTTGCTGCGGCCTATCAAGACAAGTTGGCAAAAATTCCTTCTGGATTACCTGTACCAGAGTCGCTTATAAATATTTTTTGGATGCAACAGGAACTTCGCGTGTCTTTGTTTGCTCAAACATTAGGAACGGCTTATCCGATTTCGGCTAAACGCGTTCTGAATTCGATAAAAGAGTGCGAAATATAAACTTGCATTTTAGAGTACGACAGTTACTTTATTATATGAGGAAGTAAAGTTTTGGATTGTGAGAAGGAAGCGGCATTGAATATGTCCACACGAGAGAAAAGGAAAAATGCACCGCATCTGCTAGTGGTCGACGACGAGTATTTTAACTATGAAATGCTCGAAGTGGCGCTGTCAGGGGCGTTTGAGCTGAGCTATGCAAACTCGGGCACGAGTTGCTTGTCTAATGCGATTGCTGATCCTCCAGATGCTATTTTGCTTGATGTATGTATGCCGGGCCTTGACGGTTACGACACCTGTCGAATGTTGAAAAATACACCAGAGACGAAGGACATTCCTGTATTAATGGTATCTGGTTTAGAGTCCGAAAAAGAACAAAAAGCGGGATTCGATGCCGGCTGCGATGCCTATGTGGTAAAGCCATTTTCAATGCAATCGCTATTAGAAAAAATAAAATCAATGGTGTAGGAGCATTATATGATCAATGAAGATAAACGCCGTTTTATGCGTATGTCGGTGGATGCAGTAGCAAAATTAACCGAACTTGAGTCGGGTAAAGTGCACCAAGGAGTTTGTCACGATTTAAGCGCCACAGGGTTGTCAGTGACAGTGAGCGACCCAATTGAAGCAAATTCAACCGTTGACATTTTCATTGATTCTAGTGGTGATATGATCCAGCCGCTTAGTGCTCATGCAACCGTGATCCGTTGTAGTCAAGAGCAGGATGAGCAGTGGATTGTAGGGCTTGAAATCACCAAATTTAATTAGATTACCTAAGCCCTAAAGGTGGTATTGAAGCTTCCTCCAATACCACTATAAATTGCTAAATCAATAAACTTTACAAATAAGGCCTTTCAGGTAAAAACCTTCTGGATAATTGCCCGCAATAGGGTGATCGGCTGCTTGATTTAGTCTTTCCATAATCAACAATTCTTTACCGGCATCGAGCGCAGCGTCTGCAACGACTTTCTGGAACAGGTTTTGTTCCATAAGACCAGAACACGAGAAGGTGAGTAACGTGCCACCAGGCTTTAATATCTGCATGGCAATCATATTGATATCTTTGTAGCCACGACAAGCACCGTTAAGCTGCGCCTTACTTTCTGCAAACTTTGGTGGATCCATCACAATAGTATCGAATTGACGGCCCTCATCACGATATTGTCTAAGTAGTTTGAATACGTCTTGCTTAACAAACTCAGCTTTCGATAAGTCTAGTTCATTATGTTCTACATTGCGTTTAGCTGTGTCGAGTGCAGGCTGCGATACGTCAACGTTGATTACTTTACTACAGCCACCGCGCAGTGCATAAAGACCAAATGTACCGGTGTAGCAGAAGCAGTTAAGCACTTCTTTGTCTTTTACAAAGCGTTCTAACGCGGCTCTACTGTCGCGTTGATCTAGATAAAAGCCGGTTTTATGGCCGCCGATGATATCGACTTCAATCTTTAAACCATTTTCGCTTATAAGGACGGGGGCGGTTGGTGCATCGCCAGCAAGCGGTCCGGTAATTTTATCAAGGCCTTCTTTTTTGCGCACATCAACATCTGAGCGCTCGTAAACATGACAATCGGGAAATAGTGATTGCAATGCCATTACTATTTCACCCTTGTGGCGCTCGGCACCAGCGCTTAGCAACTGACAAACCAAGTAATTATCAAACTTATCAATTGTTACACCTGGCAGACCATCGGACTCTGCGGCACACAATCTAAAGCCAGTTAAACCACCTTCAGCGATAACATATTCTCTGGCTGCTAGTGCCCGTGCGAGTTTTTGCTCAAAGAACGCTTGATCGATATGTTGTGATTCATCAAATGTCCAAATTCTGGCTCTGATCTGAGAGTCTGGACTGTAAGCGGCTGTCGCGAGGTATTTACCCTCATTGCTGTAAATCTTAACGGTATCGCCAAGGGCAGGTTTACCTTTTACTTTTTTAATGGCTTTTGAGAACACCCAAGGATGTTTTCTGTTAAGGGATTTTTCTCTGCCTGGTTGCAGATATAGCGCGCAAGTCATATATTTTCTCTAATCTTTCCTGATAGCTGCCATTTTAGTGAAGGGTGTGGCAACATACAATCAGTAATGCCTTTCCCGCTGAATTTGTGTGGGTTTATTTGTCAGATATTAATAAAAGTTGAGCTTAATGACGTTAAAAATGCATGAATTAGAAAAAGCATGTGAAGAGTTTATGCTGTCGACACCATGTGCAGATACCGCCCATGATTTGTCTCATATCAAGCGTGTAGTTAAAGTTGCAAAGGTGCTTTGCGAAGCTGAGGGAGCGGATCCTGCGGTGGTGATCCCTGCCGCTTGGTTACATGATTGTGTTGCCGTAGCAAAAAATCATCCAGACAGGCCGCTGGCGTCGAAATTAGCAGCAGATAAGGCGGTTGCCTTCCTAACAGAGTTGAAGTACGACACGGATAAACTTGAGGCGATTCACCACGCCATTGTTGCACACAGCTTTAGCGCCGGTGTCACACCCACGACATTAGAAGCCAAAATTGTTCAAGATGCAGACAGAATGGATGCACTAGGGGCAATAGGTGTTAGCCGCTGTATGAAAGTAGGTGGGGCGATAGCGCGTAATCTCTACAATGTAGAAGACCCTTTTTGTGAGCACAGAAAAGCTGACGATACCAAATATACCTTAGATCACTTCTTCATTAAGCTGCTGCATATTAAAGATAACATGCATACCACCGCAGCCCGTGAGCAGGCACAAGCCCGCACCCAATATATGCTGGATTTTTTAGAACAACTGAAATCAGAAATCGCGGATTGAAAATGACGAGATGAGTATCACCTCGTCATTTGCTTCACAAAGACCACCACAAATAGCGCTAATGAAAAGCTGCCGGTAAAAGCCTCTACCGCTGCGATCAGTCGGGAGATCCCCACAGGCGTAATATCCCCGTAACCCAAGGTTGTGAAGGTAACAACACTAAAATAAAAGCTGTTCAGCAGCGCCATTACGTTTTCAGATACACTGTTGTCTAAGTCCAGTTGCATTATCTGATCTTGAAACGAAACACCAAATAGAAAATAGCAAAATGCACAGGTAATTATCATACCTAGACTGAAACGAATGACATTTTCTGGTTTTTCTCCATACCCACATAATAAGTCGACAAAGCTGGAAATAAGGTGACGTTTTGAAAATCGTGGATACTGGGCATGTCGCATGCGCAGCTCTTTGTATGTAAAGCGCCCAACCATTTCAAATAGTCCTTGGTTTTCTGCGCCTTTACGTAGTAAACGATAGATCTCTTCGGACTGTAGAAACAAGTCCTCCGCGTCTTCTTTCGCTCGGCTTCTGCGAGCCTCAAAAGCTTGCTGCTCTTGCAGTAATTGCTCGCCGAGTTCCATATTATCGATACGGGTGTTTTCCAGCTTTATGCCGAGCAAATTGGTGCTTTCTAAATTACAGCAGTGCAGACTTGCTTCTCTCAAATCGGCCTTCATTAGCGACGCATGCTTAATGGTATTATTAAATAGGTGCGCCCCTTTTAAATTGGCACGATAGAAGTTGCTATAAGATAGATCATAACCATGATGATTTTCAAAGTTAACAAGATTGAGCCCTTCTAAATTGGCTCGCTTCAACTCTAAGCCTTGTAGCAAACCGCCGCGCTTGGCGTAGCGCTCAAGCTTTTGGCTTAGCTCCAAGCCACCTTTATCGAATTTATTGTCATGCCAAAAGCAGTAACCTGAGCCCATATCGATTTCACTGCATTTTTTTCCCTCAGGTGACACATATTGGCAAATGGGTTTATCAGCCATAGCTTGCCTAAATCAAAATGCCTTTTTCATTAAGCGTAGCAGCAAAAATAATAAATACGGTGATTTAACGAAAAAATCTTTCTAATTTATAGAGTGTTAGAAACCACACTATTGATGAGTGTATTGTCATCATTGGTCGAATTCATTATCTTACATGGCGTTTGCAGTGACTCTGATAAGTTGCTCATACTATAATGCATGCTTTAGTGACTAAGAATTTGTTATCTTGCAATATCAATTGAAGAAAAGCCGAAAGCGTAAGAGCGTTGCGATAAAAATAAAAGCTGGCCAAGTATTTGTGTATGCGCCAGAGCAAATTTGCGAGCGCTGGTTACATAATTGGGTGGAAAGCAAATCCAATTGGATAAGATCAAAGCTTG
Coding sequences within it:
- a CDS encoding response regulator, with the translated sequence MSTREKRKNAPHLLVVDDEYFNYEMLEVALSGAFELSYANSGTSCLSNAIADPPDAILLDVCMPGLDGYDTCRMLKNTPETKDIPVLMVSGLESEKEQKAGFDAGCDAYVVKPFSMQSLLEKIKSMV
- a CDS encoding PilZ domain-containing protein, which produces MINEDKRRFMRMSVDAVAKLTELESGKVHQGVCHDLSATGLSVTVSDPIEANSTVDIFIDSSGDMIQPLSAHATVIRCSQEQDEQWIVGLEITKFN
- a CDS encoding class I SAM-dependent methyltransferase, whose product is MTCALYLQPGREKSLNRKHPWVFSKAIKKVKGKPALGDTVKIYSNEGKYLATAAYSPDSQIRARIWTFDESQHIDQAFFEQKLARALAAREYVIAEGGLTGFRLCAAESDGLPGVTIDKFDNYLVCQLLSAGAERHKGEIVMALQSLFPDCHVYERSDVDVRKKEGLDKITGPLAGDAPTAPVLISENGLKIEVDIIGGHKTGFYLDQRDSRAALERFVKDKEVLNCFCYTGTFGLYALRGGCSKVINVDVSQPALDTAKRNVEHNELDLSKAEFVKQDVFKLLRQYRDEGRQFDTIVMDPPKFAESKAQLNGACRGYKDINMIAMQILKPGGTLLTFSCSGLMEQNLFQKVVADAALDAGKELLIMERLNQAADHPIAGNYPEGFYLKGLICKVY
- a CDS encoding HD domain-containing protein; protein product: MTLKMHELEKACEEFMLSTPCADTAHDLSHIKRVVKVAKVLCEAEGADPAVVIPAAWLHDCVAVAKNHPDRPLASKLAADKAVAFLTELKYDTDKLEAIHHAIVAHSFSAGVTPTTLEAKIVQDADRMDALGAIGVSRCMKVGGAIARNLYNVEDPFCEHRKADDTKYTLDHFFIKLLHIKDNMHTTAAREQAQARTQYMLDFLEQLKSEIAD
- a CDS encoding ion channel, whose amino-acid sequence is MADKPICQYVSPEGKKCSEIDMGSGYCFWHDNKFDKGGLELSQKLERYAKRGGLLQGLELKRANLEGLNLVNFENHHGYDLSYSNFYRANLKGAHLFNNTIKHASLMKADLREASLHCCNLESTNLLGIKLENTRIDNMELGEQLLQEQQAFEARRSRAKEDAEDLFLQSEEIYRLLRKGAENQGLFEMVGRFTYKELRMRHAQYPRFSKRHLISSFVDLLCGYGEKPENVIRFSLGMIITCAFCYFLFGVSFQDQIMQLDLDNSVSENVMALLNSFYFSVVTFTTLGYGDITPVGISRLIAAVEAFTGSFSLALFVVVFVKQMTR